One part of the Bacteroidia bacterium genome encodes these proteins:
- a CDS encoding NAD(P)/FAD-dependent oxidoreductase has protein sequence MSTTEKYEVIIIGGSYAGLSAAMALGRSLRKTLLIDSGKPCNQQTPHSHNFLTQDGKTPSEISAVSKEQVLAYPDVQLIEGLVQEGEKIDAGFEVKLGNGDSYIGKKLILATGIQDLIPEIKGFSACWGISVIHCPYCHGYEFRGKKTGLMSNGDKAFHMVSLIRNLTDQVSILPNGKSSFSPEQSQILEKHQIELLEKGILEIKHKHGYLKEVLFADGTRQTFDAVYASIPFRQSKLVEILGCELTEHGHIKVNEFQESSVEGIFACGDNSTPLRSVAQAVASGNFAGAYLNKVLVETEFT, from the coding sequence ATGAGCACTACAGAAAAATACGAAGTCATCATTATAGGAGGCAGTTATGCAGGACTTTCTGCCGCTATGGCTTTAGGGAGGTCTCTGCGAAAGACTTTATTGATTGATAGTGGAAAGCCTTGTAATCAGCAAACACCTCATTCTCATAACTTTCTCACTCAGGATGGCAAAACTCCATCAGAAATAAGCGCTGTCTCCAAAGAACAAGTACTTGCTTATCCAGATGTTCAACTCATCGAGGGTCTGGTTCAGGAAGGGGAAAAAATCGATGCTGGCTTTGAAGTGAAGTTGGGGAATGGAGATAGCTATATCGGAAAAAAGTTGATCCTGGCAACAGGAATTCAAGACCTCATACCGGAAATCAAAGGCTTTTCGGCCTGTTGGGGGATTTCAGTTATCCATTGCCCTTATTGCCATGGCTACGAATTCAGAGGCAAAAAAACAGGCCTCATGAGCAATGGAGACAAAGCTTTTCATATGGTCTCCCTCATCCGTAATCTCACCGATCAAGTCAGTATCCTGCCAAATGGAAAAAGCAGCTTTTCTCCAGAACAATCACAAATTCTTGAGAAGCATCAAATAGAACTGCTGGAAAAAGGAATACTTGAGATCAAACATAAACATGGATACCTAAAGGAAGTACTTTTTGCTGATGGGACAAGGCAGACTTTCGATGCAGTTTATGCCAGTATTCCTTTTCGCCAATCAAAGCTGGTAGAAATTTTAGGCTGTGAACTGACAGAGCATGGGCACATAAAAGTGAACGAATTTCAGGAAAGCAGCGTAGAAGGTATTTTCGCCTGTGGTGACAATTCAACTCCCCTTCGCTCAGTTGCCCAGGCAGTGGCCAGTGGAAATTTTGCAGGAGCCTACCTGAATAAAGTCCTGGTCGAAACAGAATTTACCTAA
- a CDS encoding DASS family sodium-coupled anion symporter, whose protein sequence is MNQETSSTPQLSNGVKLLLCILVGAGLWGMDSYVELEAKAWHIFSIFIAVIMSFILRPYPLGMSVLMGLLVLVGTETISLKESLSGFSDTTVWLVIAAFMVADAVLKTGFGNRIALFLVSKLGKSMKGIAYAICGSEFLLASVIPSNTARGGGIHAPIVDSLAHSIEDGSTKPILAGRYLSLVGSHANLIAASMYMTGMAANPLVSKAAKDVFGKDFGWGTWLLGSIVPGIVSLLLLPLLIYYFAPPAVDESQKAQESAEKQLAEKGPMQRKERIMMFVLMGLLLLWGTQFLHGLSTTLIAWMGVAILLLSNTQSWEDVIRNEKAWDTLFWLGGLLTMASMLSQYGFIQWFVDQSQLLVSAYSGISILILLSLIYFYSMYAFSMLSGHIAAMVAPFFAVCLAAGAEPMLAIPLFAYFSCLCGCMTNYSSGPVIIYYGLGYESSQRWFRIGFLISLVHIGIWLGIGMMWWKVLGWW, encoded by the coding sequence GTGAACCAAGAGACTTCCTCAACTCCCCAGCTATCCAATGGAGTAAAACTTTTGCTCTGCATACTTGTGGGAGCAGGTCTTTGGGGAATGGATAGCTATGTAGAATTGGAAGCTAAAGCCTGGCATATTTTCTCAATATTCATAGCCGTTATTATGAGCTTCATCCTCAGGCCTTATCCCCTGGGAATGTCAGTGCTAATGGGACTGCTCGTTTTGGTGGGAACAGAAACGATTAGTTTGAAAGAATCCCTTTCCGGTTTTTCAGATACTACAGTCTGGCTGGTGATTGCAGCATTCATGGTCGCCGATGCAGTACTGAAAACAGGTTTTGGGAATCGAATCGCTTTGTTTCTGGTCAGCAAACTCGGCAAATCCATGAAAGGAATTGCCTATGCAATTTGTGGCTCTGAATTTTTGTTGGCCTCAGTCATCCCTTCCAACACTGCTCGGGGCGGAGGCATCCATGCTCCCATTGTGGATTCTTTGGCTCACTCCATAGAAGATGGAAGTACTAAACCCATATTAGCCGGGCGTTACCTGAGTCTTGTGGGAAGCCATGCCAACCTGATCGCAGCTTCTATGTACATGACCGGCATGGCAGCCAATCCCCTGGTATCCAAAGCTGCTAAGGATGTTTTCGGAAAGGATTTTGGCTGGGGGACCTGGTTGCTGGGAAGCATCGTTCCCGGCATAGTTTCCTTACTGCTTTTGCCTTTGTTGATTTATTACTTTGCGCCTCCTGCTGTAGATGAGAGTCAAAAAGCCCAGGAAAGCGCGGAAAAGCAATTGGCAGAAAAAGGTCCAATGCAAAGGAAAGAAAGAATCATGATGTTTGTGTTGATGGGATTGCTGCTGCTTTGGGGAACTCAGTTTTTGCATGGGCTTTCTACGACCTTAATTGCCTGGATGGGAGTGGCCATCTTGTTATTGAGCAATACCCAGAGCTGGGAAGATGTCATTCGCAACGAAAAAGCCTGGGATACCCTTTTCTGGCTGGGAGGCTTATTAACCATGGCCAGCATGCTTAGTCAGTATGGCTTCATCCAATGGTTCGTCGATCAATCCCAATTGTTGGTAAGTGCGTATTCCGGCATTTCTATATTAATCCTGCTCAGTCTTATCTATTTTTATTCCATGTATGCTTTCTCCATGCTGAGTGGGCATATAGCTGCTATGGTTGCTCCTTTTTTTGCGGTATGTTTGGCTGCTGGTGCTGAGCCTATGCTTGCCATTCCTCTTTTTGCCTATTTCTCTTGTCTATGTGGATGTATGACCAATTATTCCTCCGGACCTGTCATCATATACTATGGCCTGGGATATGAAAGTTCACAAAGGTGGTTCAGGATCGGCTTTCTGATTTCTCTGGTACATATTGGTATCTGGTTGGGGATAGGGATGATGTGGTGGAAAGTTCTCGGATGGTGGTAA
- a CDS encoding OsmC family protein, translating into MASVSLQLTQHASTSMKLEHDQFSIIVDRPESKGGGGQGLMGGQYLLIGVGGCFCSNLFAAAQARSIEIEGLSVGIQADLSEDARKSFSRIELRVSYTSCSDEAEFPKLIRIAEKGCLSVNTLLKGAEVQVLG; encoded by the coding sequence ATGGCCAGCGTATCCCTTCAATTAACCCAACACGCCTCCACTTCCATGAAACTGGAGCATGATCAATTTTCCATCATTGTTGACCGTCCAGAATCAAAAGGGGGAGGCGGACAAGGACTAATGGGAGGTCAATATTTATTGATAGGTGTAGGCGGTTGTTTTTGCAGTAATCTATTCGCTGCAGCTCAAGCCAGATCGATAGAAATTGAAGGATTATCGGTCGGGATACAAGCCGACTTAAGCGAAGATGCTCGCAAAAGCTTTAGCCGCATAGAACTAAGAGTTTCCTATACTTCCTGCAGCGATGAAGCCGAATTTCCCAAACTTATACGCATTGCAGAAAAAGGCTGTCTCTCTGTAAATACCTTGCTAAAAGGTGCCGAGGTACAGGTATTGGGCTAA